A genome region from Penicillium psychrofluorescens genome assembly, chromosome: 3 includes the following:
- a CDS encoding uncharacterized protein (ID:PFLUO_004249-T1.cds;~source:funannotate): MWLLRVCSSAFFLAVTISSIPLAFDVGGKTCGLAFSLSLAIFHFIFSLLKLTTPERSVFRSSVIVVIRSTQWILVPILLIWSLNRFSADGDSSGGWVERTFRGNRAQFSSLQGWLFGRDGLVETVTLGNWDRLLRWSTPVFQLAEGFCSLLVIQAAGQITRWLVNRGGRSDSWMIGLLVLSATIISSSVYFLWRVLQFPEISNVDAALIGVSITCAVILCAWGIGSGRGNPVESSLLFAYIVLCIYQIFTDYQPSHPMEQIPSPSQAGDFPPLPPIFMASYTTLMHALSLLPSIIHAAANVITAVFSAVTPSVLISLAYRLFVLYASTRIIPAVRESGARALSQEASIDDDDAAGQMLGFLSYFSPTILIAVYTSLLMQHFSSASQAMGGSGEWWSSQGGGGGNLWRWVNLPCTMALYAVELWLGEHNDLDNGLAGHWKTD; encoded by the exons ATGTGGCTCTTGCGAGTCTGCTCgtcggccttcttcctcgccgtcaccatctcatccatcccACTGGCCTTCGATGTGGGCGGAAAGACATGTGGCCTGgccttctcgctctccctGGCTATCTTCCacttcatcttctccctgCTGAAGCTCACCACCCCCGAGCGCTCGGTGTTCCGCTCCTCTGTGATCGTCGTCATCCGCTCAACGCAATGGATCCTCGTCCCGATTCTTCTGATTTGGTCACTGAATCGCTTTTCAGCCGATGGGGACAGCTCGGGTGGTTGGGTAGAGCGCACGTTTAGGGGGAACCGCGCCCAGTTTTCTTCCCTGCAGGGATGGCTCTTTGGGCGCGATGGCTTGGTCGAGACCGTGACGCTGGGTAACTGGGACAGACTTCTACGCTGGTCGACACCCGTCTTCCAGTTGGCGGAAGGATTCTGCAGTCTACTGGTCATCCAGGCTGCCGGCCAGATTACCCGGTGGCTCGTGAATCGAGGCGGACGGAGCGACAGCTGGatg ATCGGTCTACTAGTTCTCTCTGCAACGATCATTTCCAGCTCTGTCTACTTCCTCTGGCGTGTTTTGCAATTCCCCGAAATCTCTAACGTCGATGCCGCCTTGATCGGAGTTTCAATCACATGCGCCGTCATCCTGTGCGCCTGGGGGATAGGCAGTGGGCGCGGAAACCCGGTAGAAAGCTCTCTGCTCTTCGCCTACATCGTGCTCTGCATCTACCAGATCTTCACGGACTACCAACCATCCCATCCGATGGAGCAAATCCCGTCGCCGTCACAGGCTGGAGACTTTCCCCCGCTTCCGCCCATTTTCATGGCGTCGTATACCACGCTCATGCATGCGCTGTCACTGCTGCCATCGATCATCCACGCGGCGGCCAACGTGATCACAGCCGTCTTCAGCGCCGTGACCCCATCCGTTTTGATCTCGCTCGCGTACCGGCTTTTTGTATTGTACGCATCAACACGCATCATCCCTGCGGTCCGGGAATCTGGCGCCCGCGCTCTGTCTCAGGAGGCCTCGAttgacgatgacgatgcgGCTGGTCAAATGCTAGGCTTCCTGAGCTATTTCTCACCgaccatcctcatcgccgTGTACACCAGCCTCTTAATGCAACAtttctcttcggcttcgcAGGCCATGGGCGGCAGCGGTGAATGGTGGAGCAGTcaaggcggtggtggggggaATCTGTGGCGCTGGGTCAACCTGCCATGCACGATGGCTCTTTATGCAGTTGAGCTGTGGCTCGGGGAGCACAATGATCTCGACAATGGCCTGGCAGGCCACTGGAAGACCGACTGA